From Sceloporus undulatus isolate JIND9_A2432 ecotype Alabama chromosome 6, SceUnd_v1.1, whole genome shotgun sequence, one genomic window encodes:
- the LOC121933340 gene encoding trans-1,2-dihydrobenzene-1,2-diol dehydrogenase-like, which produces MATRWGICSAGKISHDFLVALKTLPPADHKAVAIASRDLKRSQEYAQQHGICKAYGSYEELAQDPEVDVIYVGSLHTQHLAHTLLFLRAKKNVLCEKPMGMNAAEVREMIKVAKENNVFLMEGFWTRFFPVSEQIRTMLGQKSLGDLKVLQAQLGFQMDHIPRLVDKKLGGGVILDLGCYVIQFASMVFGPEKPKSIVASGLLHDTGVDETVAIILNYSGNRQAVLNCTMMVNLPGEAIIGGTEGTIQLPNHMNSPTVMFVKGSRWEWPLPSSPEPLYFEHDIGLRYEAEHVRQCLLKDLKESPIMPLHESETVTTIMDEVRKQVGVIYEQDTAQNKQSNETAK; this is translated from the exons ATGGCCACCCGCTGGGGGATCTGCTCCGCTGGGAAGATCAGCCACGATTTCCTTGTGGCCTTGAAGACTTTGCCACCAGCAGATCACAAG GCAGTTGCCATTGCTTCTCGAGACCTCAAGCGCTCCCAGGAATACGCTCAGCAGCATGGAATTTGTAAAGCCTACGGATCATATGAGGAATTGGCACAGGACCCTGAAGTAG ATGTGATATACGTGGGATCGCTCCACACCCAGCATCTGGCTCACACCCTCCTCTTTCTCCGGGCAAAGAAGAATGTTCTGTGTGAAAAACCCATGGGCATGAATGCAGCCGAAGTCCGGGAGATGATAAAAGTAGCCAAGGAGAACAATGTGTTTCTCATGGAG GGTTTCTGGACAAGATTCTTTCCTGTATCGGAGCAGATCCGCACCATGCTGGGCCAGAAATCTCTCGGAGACTTAAAGGTGCTTCAAGCTCAGCTAGGCTTTCAGATGGATCACATCCCAAGGCTGGTGGATAAGAAGTTGGGCGGAGGTGTCATTTTGGACTTGGGCTGCTATGTTATCCAGTTTGCTTCAATGGTTTTTGGCCCTGAAAAGCCAAAGTCCATTGTGGCCTCAGGATTACTACATGACACAG GAGTGGATGAAACAGTTGCCATCATCCTCAATTACTCAGGGAATCGGCAAGCCGTGCTCAACTGCACCATGATGGTCAACCTGCCAGGAGAGGCAATAATTGGGGGAACTGAAGGAACTATTCAG CTCCCCAACCATATGAACAGCCCCACAGTGATGTTTGTGAAAGGAAGCCGGTGGGAATGGCCCCTTCCATCCTCCCCCGAGCCACTCTACTTTGAGCATGACATTGGGTTGCGATATGAAGCCGAACATGTCCGACAGTGCCTGCTGAAGG ATTTGAAGGAAAGTCCGATCATGCCATTGCACGAAAGTGAAACTGTCACCACAATCATGGATGAAGTAAGAAAACAAGTGGGGGTGATCTATGAGCAAGACActgcacagaataagcaaagcaATGAAACTGCCAAATAA
- the RPL13A gene encoding 60S ribosomal protein L13a: MAEPKVLVIDGRGHLLGRLAAIVAKQVLLGRKVVVVRCEGINISGNFYRNKLKYLAFLRKRMNTNPSRGPYHFRAPSRIFWRTVRGMLPHKTKRGQAALERLKVFDGIPPPYDKRKRMVVPAALKVVRLKPTRKFAYLGRLAHEVGWKYQAITATLEEKRKQKAKLHYVKKKKLMKLRKQAEKNVESKIAKYTDVLKQYGILV, from the exons gtgTTGGTGATTGATGGACGTGGCCACTTGCTTGGTCGCCTGGCAGCCATTGTGGCTAAGCAAGTCCTATTAG gaCGTAAAGTTGTGGTTGTCCGATGTGAAGGTATTAACATATCTGGCAACTTTTACCGCAACAAAT TGAAATACCTTGCTTTCCTGCGCAAGCGTATGAACACCAACCCCTCCCGTGGCCCTTACCACTTCCGTGCCCCCAGCCGAATCTTCTGGAGAACAGTGCGAG GAATGCTCCCACACAAGACCAAACGTGGACAGGCTGCTTTGGAGAGGCTGAAGGTTTTTGATGGCATTCCTCCTCCTTATGACAAG CGCAAGAGGATGGTAGTCCCAGCAGCTCTGAAAGTGGTTCGCCTCAAGCCCACACGCAAG TTTGCTTATTTGGGTCGCCTTGCTCATGAAGTTGGGTGGAAGTACCAAGCCATCACAGCCACCCTGGAGGAGAAGCGCAAACAGAAGGCCAAACTCCATTatgtaaagaagaagaagctgatG AAACTCCGGAAACAGGCAGAGAAGAATGTGGAGAGCAAGATTGCAAAATACACAGATGTCCTGAAGCAGTATGGCATCCTAGTTTAA